In Dama dama isolate Ldn47 chromosome 10, ASM3311817v1, whole genome shotgun sequence, the sequence ctgatatctgatgcacattgggacaggaatttgtcttttaaaatcacctgtccttcgtaagagtctaagtccaaattggaaaacttttggagggcctcttttagcctttccagaaaggcactggggttctcattggactcctgagttattgctgagacccgGGCATAGCTGATTACTTTTTGCTGGGCTGCTTTCAGTCCTGCCTTTATACAGATTAGAAGATGATCTCTTTTCCAGATGTGCTCAGGGTCATTATAATTCTAGTTAGGATCggaggagtgttgtttgttttacctgaggttctcactcaggtcctcggaccttcctttgttctattttcgcgggctttcccttccaggtcttttagccactgccattttggactctttctccctattctaactacctaacagtcccaacccaggaaaaaattttaagacaccCCACCCTCTTTTAGTGGGGGAGTGGGGCAGTTGAGGTGGGAGTCTTACTGCACAGCTTGTCCATTTGCTCTGCTTCCCGAGTCCCGTGGCTTGCTTACATCTGGCAGCTCGGGTGGGCTGGGGAAGGGCTCGATGCACACGTCTTCAAATGCCTCATCTTCCCTGAAGGCCAGCCCCACGGTCACTGGGGCCTGAGGCAGTGCCGTTTGGCTGGTGAAACCACACTCGCCCAAAGTCTTGCTGTCGTCCAGAAGCTGGTAGTCCTTGTACAGCCGCTGCTCATCCGGTGGCCGCTTGAGGATACCCTGAATGACGCGCTTCAACTCGAACACGGTGCTCGACTCCTTGGCCTCAGTGAAGATGGTGGTCTTGCCGCGCCGGACCATGACGAACACGTCCATTGCAGCTGCCTTTCCCCCTTGACTGCCAATCCAGGAGGATTGAATGAAGGGTTTTATAACAGGGACTCAAAGGTGGGTCTCTGACAAGATTAGGGCATGTGCAGGGCTCGCACTACCTTTTCTCAAGTGATCTCATCTTGATGAGCTGCTCTGATCTCTTTAATCAAGTGGTTTCTTGATGGCTCCTCCCTTGATTAGCAACTCCCTTgattctgccctttggaactcagggaaggtcattgAGGCCGGAGTCTCACAAGAAATGTTGCAGCATGCAGCTTAGGTAGGAGCAGAGAAATGGATCCAGGGGCCAAGTAACAGAAAAGTCATGCATCTTGTAAACATCGGGAGTCCATGGGCAGATAAGGAAAGCGGGCACCTTCAGACTGTCAGGAAATTGGGTGATAAGGGACTGAGTAGGCGACCAGGAAAGGTGAGGAAAGTCAGGAATCCCCTGCATCCAAATGTAACCTTTTACTCATTGTGCTATCATTATGATAAGATTAGCCTGACAGATAAGAATAGTCATCAGGCATGTATACCATGGCACTTCTACTCTAAGCTAAATAGGGACAAAATCCCTGCTTTCCTCAGTAAAATGGAGCTGCGATGAAAAAATCAGGAAGGTCAAGGCCCAAACTTCTCATTCCCCAGGGAATATTCAGCCCCTTCATCTTACCCTCCTCAAAACCAACTTGTCAAAGAAACCCAGATTGGCAGCTCCTCACCTGCCAGACCACTCTCCCTTTGAGAATGTATCCTTGCGTAAATAAacttttgctttactttttagACAAGTCTAGAAATGTTGCCCAAGTTGTCTGTGGGAAGATGGAAAAGCTAACTTTAATCTGCTCAGAATAACAAAGAAGAATCATTTACTTGTTTAAAGAATGGACTtggggacttccttagtggtccagtggctaagactccaagcacccaatgcagggggccctggtcagggaactagatcccacatgccacaactaaagaacctgcacactgcaatgaagaccaggcatagccaaatacataaataaatattaaagagttgtggcttagctggttagGAATCTGGCTGCAgtccgggagacctgggttcgacccctggattgggaagatcccctggagaagggaaaggctacccacttcagtattctggcctggagaattccatggactctacagtccatatggttgcaaagagacacaactgagtgactttcactcactcactcactcactcactttctTAACCTCTGTGCTTCATCTCTGAATTCTTTTGAGATGAAGAAAGAACCTGGAATTCACTGACAACAGAAATGGGACAGAAGGGCCTCTGTGCCCAGGAGACCCACAGGGCCATACTCGGTTTCACCATTGGTGCAGCGCTAAGTGAGTTCTGTGCCATCCAATCACCCATGGCTGCGTAAGTCTCCAACAAGCTGGATCTCAGCGCTGGTGCTCCCCCTCAGCTTAGGGAGGTGGTGGATATACCTTATATATGCAGATCCTATATTCTTTAGAGCTCGCTTTATTTTTTGGCTAGTAGCCAATCTCTCTTTACTGAAATCCCCTGTTATAGTTGATAATTCTGTATATTAAAATTTAGCTGTTCCAACTGCTGTGTGACTTCCATCTCCTAATTTGACCTGAGTGATACAGGGTCCCTGACCAACATAACAAGGATGAAAGACACCCAGCCTCTCACCATTATACAGTGTGGTGTGCTAAACCGTAGTGGGGCAGAGTGTGAGAACAGTGGGTAAGAAGGTGCCTGCAGGGTCCATGAAGATGAAGAGGGGATCAGGGCAAGTTCATCATCATTAACACCTCCTCTTGTCTTTCTTCCCACATCACTAAATCTCTGAGTGGCATCAGTTCTCTCTCACAAGTCTGATCCATGCTCTCCACCCCACTGCTACTTCGCATGCCAGGTCATCATCATCTCTGTCTGGTTTACTGTGAGGGACCTCTAAATATCCTCTTTGCATCCACCCCTTGTTCGCTTCAGCCTGTTCTTCACAATGAGGCCAgaagaattctttttcttttttttttttttccagaggaaTTCTTCTAAAAGACAAATTTGAGTCCTTGATTAAAaactgttgggacttccctggtggtccagtggctaagactccaagttcccaatgcaaggggcccagatttgatccctgatcagggactagatcccacatgctgcaacttaaGAGTTTACATGCTACatctaaagattccacatgccacaacttaaaaaaatattccacgtgctgcaactgaggATTCATAATACAAGTTagaatgaagatcccacgtgcagcaGCTAAGATCCAGtagaaccaataaataaataacttagaAAAAACAACTGTTGTTGGCTGCCCATTGCCCTTAGGTTAGCATCTGACTCATTTGTCCACGAGGTTTGGAAAGATCCCGCCTCTCCTCACCTTTCCAGTTTTATCTTGTGACACCCTTTCCTACATCCTTTCTCTCCAGCCACATGGAATGTCAGTTTCTTTGGGGACCTTTATAAGTACTGTTTCCTCTTCCAGAAAACCCTCTCACTAACATCACCCTCAtcctttcactctcatctttgcTTCCTTAGCTCATCCTTAACCTCAGCTAAGATATctcctcctctgagaagccttcccaAGCCCATCTCCCTCTGATCCGGCTAGGTGCCTCTTGTGTATAGTTCAAGCAAACCCCGTACTTCTCTCATTATACTTATCACAGGTTGGTAATTGTTCATGTGTCTCCTCACTACTGTGACGTGAAATTCATACTTTATggcaagaaaggaaaaatttaaacatagaaaCTTTCCCCTGACTTCTCTCTGCCCTCTACTGTGCCTTGTGTATCTGCATTAGGTTTCGACCAATCAGTCCCTTAGGCAGACATacctgctcagccataaagaacaGCATTCTCCCAACACCAACACAACAGCTTCTTAAAATATGACATTCCTTCCTGATTTTGTAAGGCATTATGATGACCCATCATTGTGTAAACTATTAGTAGTATATCATTTAATGTATAGCCCTCTGTCCCGAAGAACTTACTTAACTGGGCTTTGACTTCTAATGGGCAGAACAGTTCTCAGAGTTTTCTGAGAGACCATTCCTGGGTTATAATTCTCAGTATGACTTGGGCaaaaattttgatttctttcatagaTGTTTGCatgtgttcagttactcagttgtgtccgccttttgcagccccatggactgtagccctccaggcttctctgcccagggaattttctaggcaagagtactggagtgggataccatttcctccttcagggaatcttcccgacccagtgatcaaactcacatctcttgcatctcctgcattagcaggcagagtctttaccactagcaccactaggactgattaatttttcattgacAGACATGAGAACAGAAACTCTTGTTCACCCTTTTTACCTCAGGATCTATTATAGTGCCTGATACATATTAGGGGCTCAGTAAATGTTGGGGGGACAAAAAGAATGAGTA encodes:
- the LOC133064071 gene encoding elongin-B-like gives rise to the protein MDVFVMVRRGKTTIFTEAKESSTVFELKRVIQGILKRPPDEQRLYKDYQLLDDSKTLGECGFTSQTALPQAPVTVGLAFREDEAFEDVCIEPFPSPPELPDVSKPRDSGSRANGQAVQSSYDMQRQFNKDKTTANRRKHQSPLDGHRYKDSEA